The following proteins come from a genomic window of Haloarcula salinisoli:
- a CDS encoding multicopper oxidase domain-containing protein: MTTRFGAPGTGLSRREFLAATGATGLASLAGCSAGGTNEPAATSGTPTQAQTDSPDLPYTSPPTVVNVDEQGGEVTMQTQQARHAVHPLDTMGGPVEFPRVWAFQADDNDPSVPGPILRTTEGNAMEVTLDNTDGRRPHTIHFHGVRKTWENDGVPTTTGIQVPPGETHTYEIPANVPGTHFYHCHFQTHRHIDMGMYGVYRVDPEGYEPADREYFMTIKDWDSRVPRKWAGEADFTYNSASRNPDVFTVNGKSAPRTLHPEEGSPIIVDEGDSVRIHLVNGGYMSHPMHIHNHRFQRVEKDGGTIPEAARHDMDVTNVAPAERHTIEFTADADPGIYLMHCHKVNHVMNGTFYPGGMLTGVVYRSVMDTDIFNQLMEYAGYTA, translated from the coding sequence ATGACTACACGTTTCGGCGCACCCGGAACCGGACTGTCCCGGCGTGAGTTTCTCGCGGCAACTGGCGCGACTGGTCTCGCTTCGTTAGCAGGCTGTTCTGCGGGCGGAACCAACGAGCCAGCAGCAACGAGCGGTACCCCCACGCAGGCACAAACTGACTCGCCTGATCTCCCCTACACCAGCCCTCCAACAGTCGTCAACGTCGACGAGCAGGGCGGCGAAGTGACGATGCAGACTCAGCAGGCCCGACACGCCGTCCACCCGCTCGATACAATGGGTGGGCCCGTCGAATTCCCACGCGTCTGGGCGTTCCAGGCCGACGACAACGACCCCAGCGTCCCCGGCCCAATTCTCAGAACGACCGAGGGTAACGCGATGGAGGTGACACTCGACAACACCGATGGTCGACGTCCCCACACGATTCACTTCCACGGGGTTCGCAAGACGTGGGAGAACGATGGCGTCCCAACGACGACCGGCATTCAGGTCCCGCCAGGGGAGACACATACCTACGAAATTCCCGCTAACGTCCCTGGGACGCATTTCTACCATTGTCACTTCCAGACCCACCGGCATATCGACATGGGCATGTACGGGGTCTACCGAGTCGATCCCGAAGGCTACGAACCGGCGGACCGCGAATACTTCATGACGATCAAGGACTGGGATTCACGGGTTCCACGGAAGTGGGCCGGTGAGGCGGACTTCACCTACAATTCGGCAAGTCGAAACCCGGACGTGTTTACCGTCAATGGGAAGAGCGCTCCCCGGACGCTGCACCCCGAAGAAGGGTCGCCGATCATCGTCGACGAGGGCGACTCAGTTCGTATCCACCTCGTCAACGGTGGGTACATGTCGCACCCGATGCACATCCATAACCACCGCTTCCAGCGCGTCGAAAAGGACGGCGGGACGATTCCGGAGGCTGCCCGACACGACATGGACGTCACGAACGTTGCCCCTGCTGAACGACACACAATCGAATTTACTGCCGATGCAGACCCCGGCATCTACCTGATGCACTGCCATAAGGTCAACCACGTCATGAACGGCACGTTCTATCCTGGTGGGATGCTCACCGGCGTGGTCTATCGGTCCGTCATGGATACGGACATCTTCAACCAGCTTATGGAGTACGCCGGCTACACCGCGTAG
- a CDS encoding DUF7333 family protein: protein MEFDFVRSVAPLVVIVAVAAIALTTVMTSSTVFMMVLPSMIVFSVIAFFFGMKHGEFRASP, encoded by the coding sequence ATGGAATTCGACTTTGTGCGCTCGGTGGCTCCCCTTGTCGTAATTGTCGCCGTCGCGGCGATTGCGCTCACGACCGTGATGACCTCCTCGACAGTCTTCATGATGGTTCTGCCCTCAATGATCGTCTTCTCAGTCATCGCGTTCTTCTTCGGAATGAAACACGGCGAGTTCCGCGCCAGTCCGTAA
- a CDS encoding DUF7260 family protein has product MTLAQGSWPTYTDAALDSVRRERREVERECQAFKRFRQRIQTVETQTPRFERSVVGVKQNFISEEKSIRDTIEPWYHDTVMAVDHYGDVYGDSFEASLSAEFGVDVLVLISEATTFSPVIKQRLLEAAQQCFDNRRVFLETLQDEFTTLKDVQSTVQEIREAIVELDSTELQGISDTELTDRYDTLNTLNDECKSWIQQRQEEIHAHRIDRSADVDAHTDLCSYLYEGLEVDYPVLATFVDILEIISQYE; this is encoded by the coding sequence ATGACGCTCGCACAAGGCTCGTGGCCGACATACACGGATGCTGCCCTCGATAGCGTTCGGCGAGAACGACGCGAGGTCGAACGCGAGTGTCAAGCTTTCAAACGGTTTCGCCAGCGTATTCAGACCGTCGAAACACAGACTCCTCGGTTCGAACGGTCCGTTGTTGGAGTGAAGCAGAACTTTATATCCGAAGAGAAGTCGATCCGTGATACGATCGAGCCGTGGTATCATGATACTGTGATGGCGGTCGACCACTACGGCGACGTGTACGGTGATTCGTTCGAGGCGAGCCTCAGTGCCGAATTCGGGGTCGATGTGTTGGTTCTAATCTCGGAAGCGACTACGTTCTCACCAGTCATCAAACAACGACTCCTCGAGGCCGCACAGCAGTGTTTTGACAACCGCCGGGTCTTTCTGGAGACTCTCCAGGATGAATTCACTACGCTCAAAGACGTGCAATCTACAGTTCAAGAGATTCGAGAGGCGATAGTAGAACTTGATTCTACGGAATTACAAGGGATCTCAGATACTGAGCTGACCGACCGATACGACACGCTCAACACGTTGAATGATGAATGTAAGAGTTGGATCCAGCAACGGCAGGAGGAAATCCACGCTCATCGAATCGATCGGTCGGCAGACGTGGATGCCCACACTGACCTCTGCTCGTATCTCTATGAGGGTCTGGAGGTTGATTATCCGGTATTGGCGACGTTTGTCGATATCTTGGAGATTATCTCCCAATATGAGTAG
- a CDS encoding plastocyanin/azurin family copper-binding protein encodes MERRRILKTAGFLATGGVTSLAGCSSSGNGDGGGEPTTTETQETAGGSGGSNTVMMVTEGSEYYFDPLGLFIDSGETVTFEIQSGSHSATAYKQGTSSAEVTRIPEGAETFNSEILSEQGATFEHTFETTGTYDYFCIPHKSLGMVGRIVVGEPGGPAEGSMPPDGDVPESQTIVDQGSVSYSSFSG; translated from the coding sequence ATGGAGCGTCGACGGATACTCAAGACAGCCGGGTTTCTCGCTACAGGTGGCGTAACCAGTCTCGCAGGATGTAGTAGTTCAGGGAACGGAGATGGTGGCGGTGAGCCAACCACGACTGAAACGCAGGAGACAGCTGGTGGGTCCGGTGGCTCAAATACCGTCATGATGGTTACTGAAGGGAGCGAGTATTATTTCGACCCCCTCGGTCTGTTCATCGACTCCGGGGAGACAGTCACGTTCGAAATTCAGAGTGGGAGTCACTCGGCAACTGCCTACAAACAAGGAACGAGTTCAGCAGAGGTGACGCGGATTCCCGAGGGAGCAGAAACGTTCAATAGCGAAATCCTGAGTGAACAGGGGGCAACGTTCGAGCATACGTTCGAGACCACGGGCACGTACGATTATTTTTGTATCCCGCACAAGTCCCTGGGGATGGTTGGTCGGATCGTCGTCGGCGAACCAGGCGGTCCCGCGGAGGGGAGTATGCCGCCGGACGGAGACGTTCCCGAAAGCCAGACCATCGTCGATCAAGGCAGCGTCTCGTACAGCTCATTCTCCGGATAG